A DNA window from Cognatiyoonia koreensis contains the following coding sequences:
- a CDS encoding acetylornithine deacetylase/succinyl-diaminopimelate desuccinylase family protein encodes MTKTATHNARLNALHTAIHARRDDLISLTQNLIRIPTLNPPGALYREICDYLDRRLRASGFQTELVRAHGTPGDSEKYPRWNIVARYESGPGDCVHFNSHIDVVEVGHGWTHDPFGGALVDGKIYGRGACDMKGGLAASIIAAEAFIETFPDFEGAIEISGTADEESGGYGGVAYLAEKGFFSPARVQHVIIPEPLNKDRVCLGHRGGWWAEIETFGEIAHGSMPFLGDCAVRHMGAVLSKFETDLFPAMAQRRTDMPVVPEGARSSTMNINSIHGGQAEQDADFTGLPAHCVPDSCRIVIDRRFLVEEALDDVRSEVTGILDGLKSERPSFEYALRELNYVLPSMTDRDAPVAQTVAAEIAAVMGKEAEFVASPGTYDQKHIDRIGKLKNCVAYGPGILELAHKPDEYVGVDDMLESAEVMARSLVKLLV; translated from the coding sequence ATGACCAAAACCGCCACACACAACGCCCGCCTGAATGCGCTGCATACCGCCATTCACGCCCGTCGGGATGACCTGATTTCCCTGACGCAGAATCTGATCCGTATTCCGACGTTGAACCCGCCGGGGGCGCTGTATCGCGAGATCTGTGACTATCTGGACCGGCGGTTGCGTGCGTCGGGGTTTCAGACAGAACTGGTTCGTGCGCACGGCACGCCGGGTGATTCAGAGAAATACCCGCGCTGGAATATCGTGGCCCGCTATGAAAGCGGCCCGGGTGATTGCGTTCATTTCAACAGCCATATTGACGTGGTCGAAGTGGGACACGGGTGGACCCACGATCCGTTTGGCGGCGCGCTGGTCGATGGCAAGATCTATGGTCGCGGCGCTTGCGACATGAAGGGTGGTCTTGCGGCGTCGATCATCGCGGCAGAGGCGTTCATCGAGACCTTTCCTGATTTTGAGGGTGCGATCGAGATTTCGGGTACGGCGGACGAAGAGTCGGGCGGCTATGGTGGTGTCGCTTATCTGGCCGAAAAGGGGTTTTTCAGTCCTGCGCGTGTTCAGCATGTCATCATTCCTGAGCCCCTGAACAAGGACCGGGTGTGCCTTGGCCATCGCGGCGGCTGGTGGGCCGAAATCGAGACGTTTGGCGAGATTGCACATGGGTCGATGCCGTTTCTGGGCGATTGCGCAGTGCGCCATATGGGGGCGGTTTTGTCCAAGTTCGAGACTGATTTGTTTCCAGCCATGGCGCAGCGGCGCACCGACATGCCCGTCGTGCCCGAAGGCGCGCGGTCGTCTACCATGAACATCAATTCAATCCATGGCGGTCAAGCAGAGCAGGATGCCGATTTTACCGGCCTGCCCGCCCATTGCGTGCCGGACAGTTGTCGCATCGTGATTGACCGTCGCTTTCTTGTGGAAGAAGCCCTGGACGATGTGCGCAGCGAGGTGACGGGGATTTTGGATGGCCTGAAATCTGAACGCCCGTCGTTTGAATATGCATTACGCGAATTAAACTATGTGCTGCCGTCCATGACCGATCGGGATGCGCCTGTTGCGCAGACGGTCGCGGCAGAGATTGCGGCTGTCATGGGCAAGGAGGCGGAGTTCGTGGCTTCGCCCGGTACCTATGACCAGAAGCATATTGACCGGATCGGAAAACTGAAAAATTGCGTCGCCTATGGCCCCGGTATTCTGGAGCTGGCGCATAAGCCGGATGAGTATGTGGGCGTCGACGATATGCTGGAAAGTGCCGAGGTGATGGCGCGAAGTCTGGTCAAGCTTCTGGTTTGA
- the panC gene encoding pantoate--beta-alanine ligase, which produces MIAPIERTVAGLRAQTSAWRKAGETIGVVPTMGALHQGHLSLARAARAACDRVIVTIFVNPKQFNNPDDLKNYPRTEHDDAKKLESTGVDLIYVPDPDQIYPDGFATNVSVSGLTDMLCGAHRPGHFDGVATVVAKLFLQTSADQAFFGEKDYQQLQIVRRMADDLNISIDVIGCPTIREEDGLAMSSRNLLISDRARTKAPILPDVMHDVRTALLDGAAMSDVIEDAKTRILNGGYNEIDYFELRSADLQLLNKTEPNARLFAAAWLAGVRLIDNIAV; this is translated from the coding sequence ATGATTGCACCCATCGAACGCACGGTCGCCGGATTGCGCGCGCAAACGTCTGCTTGGCGCAAGGCCGGCGAAACCATCGGCGTGGTTCCAACGATGGGTGCGCTGCATCAGGGCCATCTGTCGCTTGCGCGCGCTGCGCGTGCAGCTTGCGACAGGGTCATCGTCACGATCTTCGTGAACCCCAAGCAGTTCAACAATCCAGACGATCTCAAGAATTATCCGCGCACCGAGCATGATGATGCGAAAAAGCTGGAATCAACTGGCGTCGATCTGATCTATGTGCCCGATCCCGATCAAATCTATCCTGACGGTTTTGCAACAAACGTCTCGGTCAGCGGCTTGACCGACATGCTGTGTGGCGCGCACCGCCCCGGGCACTTTGACGGGGTTGCAACAGTGGTGGCCAAGCTGTTCCTGCAAACAAGCGCCGATCAGGCATTCTTTGGTGAAAAAGACTATCAGCAACTTCAAATCGTGCGGCGCATGGCTGACGATCTGAATATCTCGATCGACGTCATCGGTTGCCCTACCATCCGCGAAGAAGACGGGTTGGCCATGTCATCGCGGAACTTGCTGATTTCCGACCGCGCACGCACCAAGGCCCCGATCCTGCCCGACGTCATGCATGATGTACGCACAGCGCTATTGGACGGGGCGGCAATGTCCGACGTGATTGAAGATGCAAAAACGCGCATTCTGAATGGCGGCTATAACGAAATTGACTATTTCGAACTTCGCAGCGCAGATCTGCAATTGCTCAACAAAACAGAGCCTAACGCAAGGCTTTTCGCCGCTGCATGGCTCGCCGGCGTGCGCCTGATCGACAATATCGCGGTGTAA
- the xylA gene encoding xylose isomerase has protein sequence MTYFADIAPVTYEGPDSTNPLAFRHYNPEEVIMGKTMVEHLRFAVCYWHNFVWEGNDPFGGQTFERPWFPADTMALAKAKANAAFDMFRILGVPYYCFHDHDIRPEGASLSESNARLHDMADYFEDKMKSGPKLLWGTANMFSNRRYMSGASTNPDPDVFAYCASIVKNAMDVTHRLNGENYVLWGGREGYETLLNTDLSRELEQMGRFLSMVVDYKHKIGFKGTILIEPKPQEPTKHQYDYDVATVYGFLKRFGLENEVKVNIEQGHAILAGHSFEHELAMANALGIFGSIDMNRNDYQSGWDTDQFPNNAPEAALAYYEVLRGGGFTTGGTNFDAKLRRQSLDPEDLIAAHVGGMDICARGLKAAAKMLEDDALEAARRKRYAGWEDVDYLSPAATLDGIAAKAETHALDPQPVSGKQEMLENTVNRYV, from the coding sequence ATGACCTATTTCGCCGATATTGCGCCCGTCACCTACGAAGGGCCAGACAGCACGAACCCGCTGGCCTTCAGGCACTACAACCCTGAAGAGGTCATCATGGGCAAAACCATGGTAGAGCATCTGCGCTTTGCCGTCTGCTATTGGCATAACTTCGTCTGGGAAGGAAACGACCCGTTCGGCGGCCAGACGTTTGAACGGCCCTGGTTCCCCGCGGACACGATGGCGTTGGCCAAGGCCAAGGCGAACGCTGCCTTTGATATGTTCCGTATCCTTGGCGTGCCCTACTACTGCTTTCACGACCATGACATCCGTCCCGAAGGTGCCAGCCTTTCCGAAAGCAATGCGCGGCTTCACGACATGGCGGACTATTTCGAAGACAAGATGAAAAGCGGCCCAAAACTGCTCTGGGGCACCGCGAACATGTTCTCCAACCGGCGCTACATGTCAGGCGCATCGACAAACCCGGACCCGGACGTATTCGCCTACTGCGCCTCCATCGTGAAAAACGCGATGGACGTGACCCACAGACTGAACGGCGAAAACTACGTGCTTTGGGGAGGCCGCGAAGGTTACGAGACGCTGCTCAACACCGACCTATCGCGCGAACTCGAACAGATGGGCCGGTTCCTGTCGATGGTCGTCGATTACAAACACAAGATCGGATTCAAAGGGACGATTCTGATTGAACCGAAACCGCAGGAACCGACAAAGCACCAATACGACTACGACGTCGCCACGGTTTACGGGTTCCTCAAACGGTTCGGCCTCGAAAACGAAGTCAAGGTGAATATCGAACAGGGCCACGCAATCCTCGCGGGCCATTCTTTCGAACATGAACTGGCGATGGCCAACGCGCTGGGCATCTTCGGATCAATCGACATGAACCGGAACGACTATCAATCCGGCTGGGACACCGATCAGTTCCCGAACAACGCACCCGAAGCGGCACTGGCCTACTACGAAGTCTTGCGGGGCGGCGGTTTCACGACAGGCGGCACAAACTTCGATGCAAAGTTGCGGCGTCAATCGCTCGATCCCGAAGATCTCATCGCAGCGCACGTCGGCGGCATGGATATCTGCGCACGCGGCCTGAAAGCAGCGGCGAAAATGCTAGAAGACGATGCATTGGAAGCCGCCCGCCGCAAACGTTATGCCGGTTGGGAAGATGTCGATTATCTTTCGCCCGCCGCAACGCTTGACGGGATTGCAGCCAAGGCCGAAACCCACGCACTTGATCCGCAACCGGTCTCGGGCAAGCAGGAAATGCTCGAGAACACCGTGAACCGGTACGTCTGA
- a CDS encoding ABC transporter permease: MIAYALGRFASLVISLFVASVVIFSMIEVIPGDPAAFMLGVNAREDTIAALRAEMGLDRSLIVRYFDWVSGMLRGDFGQSWTYKAPVADLVADRVWVSLPLAVYALTLSTLIAFPAGILAASHRGGAADVTVMGATQLGVAIPNFWFAMFLVLLFAIKWPVFNAGGFPGWDKGLWTGIKALTLPAIALALPQAAILARVMRSSLLDMLDEDFMRTARAKGLTARQALWRHAVRNALIPVLTIIGLQFSFLLAGGIIIEQVFYLPGLGQLIFKSISARDLIVVESVVMLLVFVVIVVNFAVDLAYAAVDPRLRTK, from the coding sequence ATGATCGCCTACGCTTTGGGGCGATTTGCCTCGCTGGTGATCAGCCTGTTCGTCGCCTCGGTCGTGATTTTTAGTATGATCGAGGTGATCCCGGGTGATCCGGCTGCCTTTATGCTGGGTGTGAATGCGCGCGAAGACACCATCGCCGCGTTACGCGCGGAAATGGGTTTGGATCGGTCCCTGATCGTGCGGTATTTTGATTGGGTCAGCGGGATGCTTCGCGGTGATTTCGGGCAATCATGGACATACAAGGCACCTGTCGCCGATCTTGTGGCTGACCGCGTCTGGGTATCCTTGCCGTTGGCAGTCTATGCGCTGACTCTGTCCACGCTGATTGCCTTTCCTGCCGGAATACTTGCCGCGAGCCACCGCGGTGGGGCCGCTGACGTGACTGTCATGGGTGCGACCCAGCTTGGCGTTGCGATTCCGAATTTCTGGTTCGCGATGTTTCTTGTGCTGCTATTCGCGATCAAGTGGCCGGTCTTTAACGCAGGCGGCTTTCCCGGTTGGGACAAGGGCCTCTGGACAGGCATCAAGGCGTTGACCCTGCCAGCGATTGCACTGGCGCTTCCGCAAGCCGCGATCCTTGCGCGTGTCATGCGGTCGTCACTGCTGGATATGCTGGACGAAGATTTCATGCGCACCGCCCGCGCAAAAGGGCTGACCGCCCGGCAGGCTCTGTGGCGACATGCGGTGCGCAACGCCCTTATTCCGGTGCTGACCATCATCGGTTTGCAGTTTTCGTTCCTGCTGGCCGGCGGGATCATTATTGAACAGGTCTTTTATCTGCCCGGGCTGGGGCAGCTGATCTTTAAATCCATATCCGCCCGCGATCTAATTGTCGTGGAAAGCGTCGTCATGTTGCTGGTCTTTGTCGTCATCGTGGTCAATTTCGCGGTCGATCTGGCCTATGCCGCTGTCGACCCCCGACTGAGGACCAAATGA
- a CDS encoding glycoside hydrolase family 43 protein, producing MIHNPILPGFNPDPSFCRVGADYYIATSTFQWYPGVQIHHSRDLANWTLVSRPLNRKSQLDMRGNPDDCGIWAPCLSHADGKFWLVYTDVKRHEGDFKDAHNYIVTCDTIDGDWSDPIYVNSSGFDPSLFHDDDGQKYFMNMRWNHRQKGTGCNPTHDAFDGIILQKWDEKQGLNGPIRNIYAGTERGLTEAPHIFKRNGYYYLTTAEGGTTYDHAVTLARSRDIWGPYETHPDLHVMSTRDAPDHPIQRTGHGQYVQAPDGTAWHTYLMGRPITVDGTRNCPMGRETGLARCVWKDDWLYLENGGLLPPITIGDAPCTPGARVVYDLCGPLHADFQWLRTPEPDRIFRCEDDCLVLIGRESIGSWFEQSLVARRQEHFTYHAETTLEFAPDSYQQGAGLTTYYDRHRFHAALITQEAGKRAVILMSCNANWPGGSLDFPLSDPVFIPDGPITLSVEVDRDSQQFYWASGPDRHPLGPPRKAYLISDEGGRGPEHSSFTGAFVGMVCYDITGQGREARFSSFGYYPA from the coding sequence ATGATTCACAACCCGATCCTGCCGGGCTTCAACCCGGACCCGTCGTTCTGCCGGGTTGGCGCGGACTATTACATCGCGACTTCGACATTCCAATGGTATCCGGGGGTGCAGATCCACCATTCCCGCGACCTTGCAAACTGGACGCTGGTCAGCCGCCCGCTGAACCGCAAAAGCCAGCTGGACATGCGGGGCAACCCTGACGACTGCGGGATCTGGGCCCCGTGCCTCAGCCACGCAGACGGCAAATTCTGGCTGGTCTACACAGATGTGAAACGCCACGAGGGCGATTTCAAAGACGCGCATAACTACATCGTCACCTGTGACACAATTGACGGCGATTGGTCCGACCCGATCTATGTCAATTCTAGCGGATTCGATCCGTCGCTCTTCCACGATGACGACGGGCAGAAATACTTTATGAACATGCGCTGGAACCACCGGCAAAAGGGAACAGGCTGTAATCCGACGCATGACGCTTTTGACGGCATCATTCTGCAAAAGTGGGATGAAAAGCAGGGTCTAAACGGACCTATCCGCAATATCTATGCAGGCACCGAACGCGGCCTGACCGAGGCACCCCATATCTTCAAGCGCAACGGATATTACTACCTCACCACCGCTGAAGGCGGCACGACGTATGACCACGCCGTCACGCTCGCGCGGTCCCGCGACATCTGGGGACCCTACGAAACACATCCCGATCTACATGTCATGTCCACGCGTGATGCCCCCGACCATCCGATCCAGCGAACAGGCCACGGCCAGTATGTCCAAGCACCTGACGGCACCGCATGGCACACCTACCTCATGGGGCGGCCGATCACCGTTGACGGCACGCGCAACTGTCCGATGGGGCGCGAAACGGGTCTCGCGCGCTGCGTCTGGAAAGATGACTGGCTTTACCTCGAAAATGGCGGACTGCTGCCTCCCATCACAATCGGCGACGCGCCGTGCACGCCCGGTGCACGGGTTGTGTACGACTTGTGCGGCCCACTTCACGCCGATTTTCAGTGGCTGCGCACACCTGAACCCGATCGCATTTTCAGATGCGAAGATGACTGTCTTGTCCTCATCGGCCGCGAAAGCATCGGCAGCTGGTTCGAACAATCGCTCGTCGCGCGGCGGCAGGAACATTTTACCTATCATGCTGAGACAACGCTGGAATTCGCACCCGACAGCTATCAGCAAGGCGCAGGGCTGACGACCTATTACGACCGCCACCGTTTCCACGCTGCTCTCATCACGCAAGAGGCCGGAAAACGTGCCGTGATCCTGATGTCCTGTAACGCGAACTGGCCCGGCGGATCGCTCGATTTCCCTTTGTCAGACCCTGTTTTTATCCCTGACGGCCCCATCACATTGTCCGTCGAAGTGGACCGCGACTCGCAGCAGTTTTACTGGGCATCAGGGCCGGATCGCCACCCGCTCGGCCCACCGCGCAAGGCCTATCTGATATCCGACGAAGGCGGGCGCGGACCGGAACATTCATCCTTCACCGGCGCATTTGTCGGTATGGTCTGCTATGACATCACCGGACAAGGCCGCGAAGCGCGGTTTTCCTCCTTTGGCTATTATCCGGCTTGA
- the panB gene encoding 3-methyl-2-oxobutanoate hydroxymethyltransferase, which yields MSATAKKRAPVPDDIRAAKGGTPLVSLTAYTTPMAQLMDAHCDFVLVGDSVGMVLHGLPSTLGVTMEMMILHGQAVARGLTSAMMVTDLPFGSYEESPQQAFRNAARLMRETGAGAVKLEGGVGMADTIAFLVQRGIPVMAHIGLTPQSVNTLGGYRVQGRGAARDALMKDAKSVSNAGAFAVVLEKIPETLANDVTANIPIPTIGIGASAGCDGQILVLDDMLGLFTAFKAKFVKRYAHLGDDAEAAIAAYAAEVRAREFPGKEHVFADKAPEK from the coding sequence ATGAGCGCCACCGCGAAGAAACGCGCACCCGTGCCCGACGATATTCGGGCGGCAAAGGGCGGCACACCGCTTGTCAGCCTGACAGCCTACACCACGCCAATGGCACAGTTGATGGATGCACATTGCGATTTCGTGCTTGTCGGTGACAGCGTCGGCATGGTGCTACATGGCCTGCCCTCTACGCTCGGCGTCACGATGGAAATGATGATCCTGCACGGTCAGGCGGTCGCCCGCGGGCTGACATCGGCCATGATGGTGACCGACCTGCCATTCGGGTCTTACGAGGAAAGCCCGCAGCAGGCATTTCGCAACGCGGCCCGTCTGATGCGTGAAACCGGTGCGGGTGCGGTCAAACTCGAAGGCGGTGTCGGCATGGCGGATACCATCGCGTTCTTGGTGCAGCGCGGCATCCCTGTGATGGCGCATATCGGCCTGACACCGCAATCAGTGAACACGCTCGGCGGCTACCGCGTGCAAGGGCGGGGTGCCGCACGCGATGCATTGATGAAGGACGCCAAATCAGTGTCTAACGCAGGGGCTTTTGCCGTGGTTCTGGAAAAAATCCCGGAAACGCTCGCCAATGATGTGACGGCAAACATTCCGATTCCAACCATCGGGATTGGGGCGTCTGCCGGATGCGACGGACAAATCCTTGTGTTGGACGATATGCTGGGGCTGTTCACGGCGTTCAAGGCCAAGTTCGTCAAGCGTTACGCCCATCTTGGCGATGATGCCGAAGCCGCGATTGCCGCATACGCCGCCGAAGTGCGGGCGCGGGAATTTCCGGGCAAAGAGCACGTGTTCGCGGATAAGGCTCCAGAAAAATGA
- a CDS encoding GNAT family N-acetyltransferase translates to MIIRPENEDDHAAIHDLTRAAFAPMPFATESDAGLTDALRKAGDLMLSLVVEDDGLIGHVAFSPLKQDASGVWVGLGPVSVRNDRQRRGIGTTLIKAGLEQMAARGVDGCILIGNPAVYAPMGFVSDGRITYRDLPDKLVQWYSLSGAKPAGEVVFAKALEA, encoded by the coding sequence GTGATCATCCGTCCGGAAAACGAAGACGACCATGCGGCGATCCATGATCTGACGCGGGCCGCCTTTGCCCCGATGCCTTTCGCAACAGAATCAGATGCTGGTTTGACGGATGCCCTGCGCAAAGCCGGTGATTTAATGTTGTCCCTTGTCGTGGAGGACGACGGACTGATCGGTCATGTGGCCTTTTCACCCCTGAAACAGGACGCGTCTGGCGTTTGGGTCGGGCTGGGTCCGGTTTCAGTGCGCAATGATCGCCAGCGTCGGGGTATCGGTACCACACTGATCAAGGCAGGACTGGAACAGATGGCCGCGCGTGGCGTGGACGGCTGCATTCTGATCGGCAATCCGGCAGTCTATGCGCCCATGGGTTTTGTCAGCGACGGACGGATTACCTATCGTGATCTGCCTGACAAATTGGTGCAGTGGTACAGCCTGTCAGGGGCGAAACCCGCGGGTGAAGTCGTATTTGCCAAGGCACTGGAAGCATGA
- a CDS encoding ABC transporter substrate-binding protein — MHFFKRLAASSVVAICASGALANDSITVAIQLEPPNLDPTGGAAQAIDSVLYANVFEGLTRFMADGSVVPGLAESWEISDDGLIYTFTLRDGVTFHDGTTMDAEDVKFSLDRIGAEDSANAQKALYAAISDVTVIDPLTVQVTLSEPNGMMLFNLAWGDAVIVAPESIETIAQTPIGTGPFKFDDWVQGDRIEISAYDAYWGDTPALTSATFRFISDPTAAFGAVMAEDVDAFIGFPAPENLPQFEADPRFQVLVGNTEGETILSTNNKMPPFDNVLVRQAVAHAIDRQAIIDGAMFGYGTPIGTHFAPHNPDYVDLLANSPYDPERAKELLAEAGFADGFTTTLKLPPPSYARRGGEIIASQLREVGIETEITNLEWAQWIEEVFTNKDFGLSIVSHTEPMDIGIYANPDYYFQYDNPDFQALMDKLNATTDPDMRSEMLAEAQTIISEDYVNGYLFELAVATVAKAGIDGLWLNQPTAAVDLTGVSWAE, encoded by the coding sequence ATGCATTTTTTCAAGCGCCTTGCCGCATCTTCTGTCGTAGCGATCTGTGCCAGCGGTGCGTTGGCCAACGACAGCATCACCGTTGCCATCCAGCTGGAACCGCCGAACCTTGATCCGACAGGCGGTGCCGCGCAGGCCATTGATTCTGTCCTTTATGCGAATGTGTTCGAAGGGCTGACGCGCTTTATGGCGGACGGGTCCGTTGTTCCAGGCCTGGCTGAAAGCTGGGAGATATCGGACGACGGTCTGATCTATACCTTCACGTTGCGCGATGGTGTTACCTTTCACGATGGCACGACAATGGATGCTGAGGATGTGAAATTCTCGCTTGATCGCATCGGGGCGGAAGACAGTGCGAACGCCCAGAAGGCGCTTTATGCCGCGATTTCTGATGTGACCGTCATAGATCCCCTGACCGTGCAGGTGACCCTGTCAGAGCCGAACGGCATGATGCTGTTCAACCTCGCATGGGGTGATGCCGTCATTGTCGCCCCTGAAAGCATTGAGACTATCGCCCAGACCCCTATTGGCACCGGCCCGTTCAAGTTTGATGACTGGGTGCAGGGTGACCGGATCGAGATATCGGCCTATGACGCCTACTGGGGCGACACCCCAGCGCTGACCTCTGCCACGTTCCGTTTTATCAGCGATCCGACCGCGGCCTTTGGTGCTGTCATGGCCGAGGATGTCGATGCTTTCATCGGTTTCCCTGCCCCGGAAAACCTGCCCCAGTTCGAGGCTGATCCGCGTTTTCAGGTTCTTGTTGGCAATACCGAAGGTGAAACGATCCTGTCGACGAACAACAAGATGCCACCGTTTGACAATGTCTTGGTCCGTCAGGCGGTTGCCCATGCGATTGACCGGCAGGCCATCATCGACGGGGCCATGTTCGGGTATGGCACCCCGATCGGCACCCATTTTGCACCGCATAATCCCGACTATGTCGATCTGCTTGCGAATTCGCCTTACGATCCAGAGCGTGCCAAAGAGCTGTTGGCCGAAGCCGGGTTTGCCGATGGTTTTACCACAACCCTGAAGCTGCCGCCCCCGTCTTATGCCCGTCGCGGCGGGGAGATCATAGCCAGCCAATTGCGCGAGGTCGGGATCGAAACCGAGATCACCAATCTGGAATGGGCGCAGTGGATCGAAGAGGTGTTCACGAACAAGGATTTCGGCCTGTCCATCGTCAGCCATACCGAGCCAATGGATATCGGGATCTATGCCAACCCCGATTACTATTTCCAGTATGACAATCCGGATTTTCAGGCCTTGATGGACAAACTGAATGCCACCACCGACCCTGATATGCGGTCAGAGATGCTGGCCGAGGCGCAGACCATCATTTCAGAGGATTACGTGAACGGGTATCTGTTCGAGCTGGCCGTCGCCACCGTCGCCAAGGCCGGGATAGACGGGCTTTGGCTGAACCAGCCGACCGCCGCTGTCGATCTGACTGGCGTCAGCTGGGCAGAGTAG
- a CDS encoding LacI family DNA-binding transcriptional regulator: MTRPTIHDVADAAQVSLATVDRVLNNRGGVAAKSVKKVKQAIAQTGYVRDRAAANMSRSKFYRITFIIPDTTNAFLDQLCDAITLQDAMLRQDRVSLTIRYVAAFSAPAYCAALQSLSADTCDAVVLMGIEDADVHAEIQSLTDTGVRVVTMVSDLPAARRADYVGPDNVAAGRTAAAFLGRFVRQGNVLLLPGAKAVRDHVDRRQGFQDIMAQDFPAISVHVADEGADDAVQTFDRLRDNFAEKALVGVYNVGAGNSGLLLALREIPEHMRPVTILHELTPMNRDALQSGLIDLVIDQNPAEEVARAISMIRNLIDGRSVASDAGLIQPQIFVKQNLP; the protein is encoded by the coding sequence ATGACAAGACCAACGATTCACGACGTCGCCGACGCCGCGCAGGTCAGTCTTGCGACCGTCGACCGCGTTCTGAACAACCGTGGCGGGGTCGCCGCAAAATCGGTCAAAAAGGTGAAACAGGCGATTGCGCAAACCGGATATGTGCGCGACCGCGCCGCCGCAAACATGTCGCGCAGCAAATTCTACCGGATCACCTTTATCATTCCCGATACGACCAACGCGTTTCTCGACCAGCTTTGCGATGCAATCACACTGCAGGACGCGATGCTGCGCCAAGACCGGGTCTCGCTCACGATCCGATACGTTGCGGCCTTTTCGGCACCGGCCTATTGCGCAGCGCTGCAAAGCCTGTCCGCTGATACCTGCGACGCGGTGGTCCTGATGGGGATCGAAGACGCTGACGTGCACGCGGAAATCCAGTCGCTGACAGACACAGGGGTCCGCGTGGTCACGATGGTGTCCGACCTGCCAGCGGCCCGGCGGGCAGACTACGTCGGACCGGACAACGTGGCAGCCGGACGCACAGCGGCAGCCTTTCTCGGGCGGTTCGTGCGGCAAGGAAACGTCCTCCTCCTCCCCGGCGCGAAAGCCGTGCGCGACCATGTCGACCGCCGACAGGGGTTCCAAGACATAATGGCGCAGGACTTCCCAGCTATCAGCGTCCATGTTGCCGACGAAGGTGCCGATGATGCCGTCCAGACTTTTGACCGGCTCCGGGACAATTTCGCTGAAAAAGCCCTTGTTGGTGTCTATAATGTCGGGGCCGGCAACTCTGGCTTGCTGCTCGCCCTGCGGGAAATTCCGGAACACATGCGGCCCGTGACGATCCTGCATGAACTCACCCCCATGAACCGTGACGCCCTGCAAAGCGGCCTGATCGACCTCGTGATCGACCAGAACCCGGCAGAGGAAGTCGCCCGGGCCATCAGCATGATCCGTAACCTCATCGACGGGCGCAGTGTCGCCAGCGATGCCGGTCTGATCCAGCCGCAAATCTTCGTTAAACAGAACCTGCCCTAA